GACAAGGTGGCGGTCGTGTCCGAATCGTTCGCCCGGCAGATGTTCCGCAACGGGGATCCGCTCGGCAGAAAGATCGAGTTTGACGGTCCGGTCGAGATCGTCGGTGTTGTGCGCGATGTGCGGTACGCCGCACTCGAACAGGATCCGCGTCCGGCCGTATACTTCGTCGCGGCGCAGTTTCCGCGGCCGGTCACGGGTTTGGTGGCACGATTGGCGCCGAACGCCGGCGATCTGCACGCGGCGGTCCGGAGCATCGTGCACGATCTCGATCCGGCGCTGCCGATCCTGCACATCGCCACTGTCGACGAGATTATCGGCGAAGCGATGGCGCATCGGCGGTTCTACACGTTTGCGACCGGCGCATTCGCGAGCGTCGCGCTCCTGTTGACAATTGTCGGCCTCGCGGTGATCGTCGCCAGGTACGCCGTGGAGCGGCGACGGGAACTGGCGGTTCGGGCCGCGCTGGGCGCGACACACTCGCACCTGGTTTGGCTGGTCGTACGCCAGGGTCTCGTTCCGGTGCTGACAGGCACCGCGGCGGGCTTGCTCGGCGCCTCTCTCACGGCCTCGCTGCTAAAACAATTCCTGTTCCAGGTCGCGCTGCGCGAGCCGGTGATCTATGCTGCAGCCGCTGGCGTGACCGTAGGCGTTGCGCTGATCGCGCTTCTTGTGCCCGCTCGGCGAGCGATGGCGTTTACGCCCGCTTCCAACCTGCGCGCCGAGTAAGGGATCCGCATATTTTTACCAAAATTCAGGCAATTCCGCGGGAAATGATGTCTCGCAACACACAGAGCTGCTCGCATCAGCCCAATGGTTGCCCTTCGGTTCGAGTGATTCCGCTCTGAGCTGGGGCCGTCAAAGGAGTATAGAGCATTGCGTTTGCGCGAGATTGTGGATAGTGCCAATGATTTTCCCCTTGACGATTGACAAGATATTCGAAATTCGATTTTTCACGAACGGCAGGAAAAGGCACACTCCAGTAACAGTCAAACATCGGCGGCCTCACTGGCAAAGCCGGTGGATCTCCCAACGGATTAGCTCACCCAGCTATGAGACTTGCCGTCCAGATGCGGGATTGACTGCTGCAAGGGAGCGACACCGTCTCTCGAGGCCATTTGTTCTTGACAGTTACATCCATGTCATTATATATCACTGCCATATATGTTACTCACACAGAGCAATCAGGAGCTTAAGAAGGGAAGCGCAGAGCTGCTGATCCTTTCCCTCATCGAAGTCCGGCCGAGACACGGTTATGACATCGCGCGCCTCATCGAGCAGCGGTCGGAGGGCACAATCCGGTTTCACGCCGCATCGCTCTATCCGCTCCTCTACCGTCTCGAGAAACGCGGCTGGATCATCGGCCGGTGGACCGAAAAGGCAGGTGAACGGCGCCGACGCCTTTATCGGCTGACTCCGGCCGGGCACAAGGCATTGGCCGCCCAGCGGAGCGGCTGGGAGGCGTTCGCGCGCGCCATCAACCGGATCGCGGGAGGAGAAAATGCCTGACTGGCGTCCGCACATCCGTGCGAGACTCGCTTCGTTGAACCTGCCGCCCGAGCGGGAGGCGGAAATCGTCGAGGAAGTGGCGCAACACCTGGATGATCGTTTCCGCGAGTTCTTTTCGGCCGGGAAAACTGCTTCCGAGGCTGAAGCTGCCGCGTGGCGTGAACTCGAAGCGCAGGACACGCTCCGCCGCGAAGTGGGTGCCGTAGAACGCAGCTCTCCGCCCGACCTGCCCCCACCCGGAGCGAGAAACCCCGCTTGGTGGCTGGAGTCGCTCATCCCGGATGTGCGGTACGCCTCGCGCACATTGCGTATGAATCCTGGATTTGCGATTGCCGTGCTTGTCACTTTGGCTCTGTCGATCGGTTCGACCACAGCCATTATCAGTGTTGGCAACTGGCTGCTGTGGCGCCCCATCCCCGGAGCGACGGCCCGCGGGATTGCGCAGGTCTATTTCGGCCGCTGGTATGAAGGCGGGAGCGTGAGTCCTTCAGGTGTTTCGTATGCAAACATCGCCGACATCCTGGGCCATTCCAAAACGCTGGCCGGAATTGCGGGGGTGCAGGAAGCCGATGCCAGCATCGCCATCCCTGGTGAGTTGCCCAGGATTGCCGGAGTCGCGTATGTGACGGCCGGTTTTTTCGATGTGCTGGGCGTGAGGTTTTCCGCGGGGCGTGGATTTTCCCCGGAAGAAGACCTCCCTCCTCAGGGCGCGGCGGTAGTTATCATAAGCGACGTCCTGGCGCGAAGAGCTTTCGGCCGGGTGAGCGACGCGATCGGCCGCCAGATCACGCTCAACAGCCGACACTTCACAGTCATCGGCGTGACGCTAGCCGGTTTCGCCGGAATCACCACCACCTCACAGGTAGAAGCATGGATCACCGGCGCTACCGTACCGTTTCTGTATCACCGGCCAGATGCCGGCCGGCCCGTGTCTCGGAGCAATGGAATCTTTTATTCTTTCGTTGCGCGAATGGCTTCTCCACATGGTATCCGCGAGGTCGAAGGCGAGTTGGGCGCGCTGGCGCACAGCCTCGCTGACAGGTATCCGAAGGAGAACTCGAAGTTCAGGACCGTCACGCCGCGTGTCTTTGCCGGTCTCGGGGCATATGTCCTGTCCCGGGACCGAGTGGGAAGAATCATCGCTATCCTCCTGGGTGTCGGTGGTGTTCTCCTGCTTCTCGGCTGCGCCAACGTCGCCAACCTTTTCCTGTTCCGGGCCGTTCGCCGGGAGCAGGAAGTGGCCGTTAGAAAGACCCTGGGTGCGGACAGGTTCCGGCTCGTTCAGCTGCAGCTTGTTGAATGCTGGTTGCTCGCTCTTTGCGGAGCCTTGCTGGGGATTATCTTCGCTCTGTTCTTGAAGGCAATGATTCAGGAGTTGTTGTTCCCTGCGGCTCCCGGGACCAGCGTCAGCATCCCGATCGATTGGCGAGTGCTGGGGATAACGTTCGGAGTGGCAATTGCAGCCGGGACGGCAGCAGGCGTGGTTCCGGCATGGTTTGTCGCTCGGGGTCGGCTCGCCGGACCGCTCGGCCGCTCGGGAATGAGGAGCAGTGCCCGGGCGCCACGGTTGCGCAGCGCCCTTTCGACGGTTCAACTCGCGCTCTCACTCGCTCTGTTGATCGGGGCCTTCATGCTCGTGTCAACGCTCAGGAATCTCCGCAATGTCGAGCTCGGATTTGAACCCAACAACGTCACGGTGCTGAATGTCGACCTGGCGGGTCATGGTTACGACAACAACCGGGCCTTAACCTATCACAGGGAACTGCAGGCAGCCCTCGAATCGGGCGGGTTTCAGAACGTGGCAATATCGCAACTTTACCCGTTTGGAGCGAGTACCATGCTGGAAATCGTGCCTCCCGACGGCGGGCCAAAAGGCATGATAGAGGTTGCATCCAACGGCGTCACGCACAGCTTCTTTCGCACTCTTGGCATCCCGCTCCTGCGCGGCCGTCCGTTCACGGAAACAGAGTGCTACACCTCCGGCGCCCGCCAGGGCGGACCGGCTATAGTCAATGAAACACTCGCGCGGCGCCTGTTTGGCACGATCGAAATTGTGGGCCGCACCATCCGCATTCCCGCATGGCTCGGAGGCCCCCAACGAGACCTCGTTGTGGTCGGAGTCTCCAGGGACTCCCGCTGGAGAGATTTGGCCGGCCAGGTCCATCCCTTCATATACTTGCCGCTCGGTCAATACGACTTCCCTGCCACGCGTGCCGCAGTGATGCTGTGCTCGATGCAGCCCGCATCCAAGGTAGCGGATGTGGTTCGTTCCGCCGCAGCGCGGATCGATCCTGCGGTTCCACTTTCCGGAGGCCAGCCGCTGGCGGCGGGCATCGACAGGGAACTGCGGGAGCAACGACTGTTTGCCTGGATGCTGAGCTTGCTCGGCGGCCTCGGCTTTGCGCTGGCCGGCGTGGGCCTCTACGGGCTCGTCTCCCACACGGTCGCGGAGCGATCTCGCGAGTTTGGAATCCGCCTTGCTCTGGGAGCGCGCCCGGTCGACATCGTTCACCTCGTCATTCGATATTCGCTCCTGATCACCGCAACAGGAACGGCATCAGGCATGGTGCTGGCCTTTTTCAGCAGCCGTATGATCAGGTCCATGCTCTTCGGGGTCACGAACGCGGAACCCTGGATCTATATCGCAGCCGCGGGCGCACTTGGATTCATCGTAGTCCTTGCCTGCACATTGCCTGCCCTCCGGGCAACCCGCGTCGAGCCCGTGGATGTCCTCAGGATGGAATGACGATTTTTCAGTCATGCGATGCGAGGTCAGGCAAAAGGCGGAGTCTTGGCAGTCCCGGCTCATTTTCCCCTTGACGATTGACAAGAGAAGCGCGATATTGCGCTTGTCAATAATTGAGGGGAAAGCAGATGGGCAAGCCTACAGATCTTGTACAAGGCACGCTGGACCTTCTGATTCTTAAAACGATCGCGCTCGAACCCATGCACGGTTGGGGGATTGCGCAGCGCATCCGGCTGGTCTCAAAGGATGTCCTGCAGGTAAACCAGGGAGCACTTTATCCTGCCTTGCACCGCCTGGAGCAACAGGGATGGATCGCGGCAAAGTGGGGCGCCTCTGAAAACAATCGCTGCGCCAAATATTACTCGGTGACGCCGGCAGGCCGCAAATATCTGAATCAGGAGCGTGCGAATTGGGACCGGCTGTCCACGGCTATCGACTTGGTTCTGGAAACGCCTTGAGGAACAGCCAAAATGCCGCGTTGGATATACAAATTGTTTCTCCGTCTCCGCTCGCTATTCCGAAGCAGCAAGGTCGAAAAGGAATTGCAGGAGGAGATCCGATTCCACCTGGAAAATCAGATCGCGGAACACATCGCCCTGGGAATGTCCCCACGTGAAGCTCGTTATGCGGCGCTGCGCGAACTCGGGGGCCTCGAGCAGCACAAAGAAGAGTGTCGCGATATGCGCGGGTTCCGATGGCTTGACGAGTTGCGGCAAGACCTGCGCTACAGCATTCGGACGCTAGCCAAAACCCGGGGATTTACCAGCGCGGCACTCCTGGTTCTGGCCCTGGGCATTGGAATTAACACGGCGATCTTCAGCATTGTCAATGTCGTCTTCTTCCTGCCTCTGCCGGTAAAATCTCCCGAAGAAGTGGTGTACCTGTACCAGATTCCCAGGAGCGACGCATCGCCCGTATCCATCTCGAATTGGGATTGCGAGTTTTTCAGGAAACCCAACGAGGCCTTCGTCGACGTTGCCTATCACAGGGGAGCCCCATTGAGGCTCGTTGCGGATGGTGAAAGCGAGGATGTCGCTGCCGAGATAATTTCCGCCAACTATTTTGATTTGTTGGGAGTCAAACCGATAATCGGCCGCACCTTCCTGCCTGAGGAGGATCAGCCGTCCTCTACACAGCGCGCGGCTGTCATAAGCCACGACTTATGGGAGCGCAGATTCAACTCAAATCCTGTGGTCATCGGCAAAAATATTCAGGTCAGCGGCAAAGACTACACCATTGTCGGTATCTCAAGGCCCGAGTTTAAGGGGGTTTCAGATCCCTGGACGCCGACTCAGCTTTGGATAACGCAGGCGCAGGCGGTCGCGGCTGGCGACTATTACAGAATGAATATTTACAACTGGCCCATAGCGCGCCTCCGGCCCGGCGTCACGCTCTCTCAGGCGGAGGCAATCCTTTCAACCATAGGAAAGCAGGCGCCATCCGTAGTCAAATATCGGGCAAATCCTCGCTACATTGTGCGCGCCTCAGAAGGCGTTCGTATGCCTTTCGATCCCAAGGGGAGTGTGGTTCCGGCCCGGTTGGCTACGGCGCTAATGGCAGTGACGGCGATGGTATTGCTGATCGCGGCCGCCAATATTGCGGGTATTCTCATGGCCCGGGGCATCAACCGTTCGGGCGAGATGGCGGTCCGGCTTGCTCTGGGGGCCGGCAAATTCCGCATCCTGCGCCAGCAATTGACCGAGAGTCTCCTGCTGTCCATGATCGGTGGCGCCTTGGGGCTGTTGGTTTCGCTTTCCCTTTTGAACATTTTCAGTAAGTGCACTCCTCCGCGATTTGTTCTGGAGGTCCCGCTCGATGTGCACGTTGTGCTGTTCACGGCGCTCGTCTGTATCTGTTCGGGCGTGATCGTCGGCTTGGCGCCTGCGCTCCAGGCTTCCAGAGTCAATGTGGTTGGCGCTCTTTCCGGAGGAGGCACAGCCGTGGGTAAGCAGGTGAAATCCCGCATGCGACCTTGGATCGTGATGCCTCAAGTCGCCTTGTCGCTTGTCTTGCTGCTCGTGGCCGGAGTTTATGTCCGAACCCTCATTGAAATTGAGTTGACCGATCTCGGTTACAGTATGGAGCGTGCGGTCGTACTCCGATTTATCATGCGGCAAGAATCGTCGAATGAAACCGCCCCGGACTCCAGCCGGATGCATGAAATGGAAACAAGCGCAGAAAAGAGCAGGGCCCTTTCTCGCCGCGTGCTCGAAAATATCCAGGGGATACCTGAAGCCGCGGCTGTCTGCCTGACCGATGGTTTGCTGCCGACATATCCGGATCCGGTACAGCCTTCCACTGTGGTTTCCCAAGAGGACTATCTGGCAGGCCGCACGCAAGGCGCGCTTAGCTACCATGTCTCTGTGTCGCCGGGCTATTTTCAGTCGCTCGGGATATCTCTGTCCATGGGACGCGACTTTGACGAGCACGACACGTTGACATCGACGCGTGTCGCCATCCTCAGTGAAGCGCTTGCGCGCAGGTTTTGGCCGAGAGGCAGTCCAAGAGGGAAGCGTCTGGCTTTTTATTCACCGGAAAATCCAGGGCAAAAGCTCGAATGGCTCGAAGTTGTTGGCGTCGTAAATGACGTAAAGCCGCTATTGCACGATCAAGGACAAAATCCTCATCTTTATGTGCCGCTGGGACAAAAATGGGATATGAGTGCTCATACCATCGTGGCCCGTGCTTATGGAAATCCTACCCCGTTGATGGATCGGCTGAAGAAAGCTGTTCTTGGAGCGGATCCAAAAGTGGAAATTGCCAGCGTGACGACCATGAGACAGATGACTGCGGAAATCCTCTATCCGCGTCGCATGGCTGCTGCGATCCTGGCATTCTCGGGATTGATCGGGCTGCTTCTGGCGAGCCTGGGAATCTACGGCGTCGTCTCCTACTCGGTGGCGCAACGCAATCGCGAAATCGGCATCCGGGCGGCGCTTGGAGCGCGGAAGAACGACATCATGAAACTGGTGATCGGAGAAGGGATAAAAGTCGCAATGTGGGGATCATTCCTGGGGCTCCTGTTGGCGATTGCGGCCATGCGCATCACCTCGCACTTCGTAGTTAAGCTCCCAAAGACAGATTGGATGACCATGATCGCAGTTCCCGCTTTTCTTGGCGCAGTCATCCTGCTTGCGTGTTATCTCCCAGCCCGCCGTGCCGCGCATGTGGATCCGATGGTTGCGTTGAAAGAGTTATGAGACTTCAGAAGAATAGGCAGATTTGAATGGCCGAACCTGAACCGAGAGCCGGCGGGCTGGGTCAGGCTCCCCATTGCTATTGACTTGGTGCTTATGAAACGCCTTGAGGAGTGACCAAAATGCCGCGATGGACATACACGTTGGTGGTTCGTCTACGCTCGTTATTCCGGGGCAGCAGAGTGGAGGCGGAACTCGACGAAGAGATTCGATTCCACCTGGAAAATCAGATCGAAGAAGAGATCCGTCAAGGAATGACCCCGCAGGAAGCTCGTTTCCGAGCCCTGCGTATGTTGGGAGGCGTTGAGCAGCACAAGGAAGAATGCCGCGACGCCCGCGGAGTTCGACTAATTCGCGACTTCCTTCAGGACGTGCGCTACAGCCTGCGCCAGCTGCGCCGTTCGCCCGGTTTTACGGCCGCTGCCTTGCTCACGCTCGCCCTTGGCATCGGAGCCAACACAGCCATTTTTCAGCTGCTGGATCGCATCGTCCTGCGGCCGCTTCCGGTGCGGGACCCCCAACAGCTCGTGCGGCTGCAGGGTTATCAAAACGCCCGCCAGCAGGGTTTCACCTATCCACTGCTGCGCGAAATGAGCGCCCGGCAGCACACTCTCCAGGGGATCTTCGCTTCGAGTCAATTCCGGATCAACGAGGCACGCATCGGCGGCCGATCGCTCACCATGCCGGAGGACGCCTGGGCCGTCACCGCTAACTACTTCCGTTTGCTTAGGACCGAGCCTCAGCTCGGCCGCTTTTTCGACGAAACCGATGATGAACCCGGCGCCACGCCGGTAGCCGTTATCAGTGACCGGCTCTGGCGCAGTGATTTCGCCGGTCAGGCGGATGCTGTCGGCCGATCGATCTCTTTGAATGGCCTCCCGATCACAATTATTGGTGTCGCCCGGCATGAGTTTTTCGGCGAACGCATCGGCACCGTCGCGGACCTTTGGGTGCCCATTCATCTCATCGCGCCGCTCTCTTCGCCGGCCTTTCTGCAGTCGAGCGTCGTCTGGCTTCACCCCATGGCGCGTCTAAAACCCGATGTCCCGCTCGCGCAGGCTCAGTCCGAGATTGCGCTGCTTTGGGTGCAACTCAAACAGTTCGGCATGCAGATCAAAGGCGCAGGCGAATACCGTCTGGAACTCAAACCAGCGCCCCAGGGTATCGGAGATCTGAATGCTCAGTTTTCCCGATCGCTTTGGCTGCTCATGGGCATCGTAGGAATTGTGGCGCTCATCGCCTGCAGCAACCTTGCCAACCTGTTCCTGGCACGCGGCA
The sequence above is a segment of the Terriglobia bacterium genome. Coding sequences within it:
- a CDS encoding ABC transporter permease — encoded protein: MAFQRDLAERVRALPGVLNAAVTSAVPFRGGDSVLVLNEVGRREEVIGNGRFVDSRYFSVMRIPLVHGRLISETDTATSDKVAVVSESFARQMFRNGDPLGRKIEFDGPVEIVGVVRDVRYAALEQDPRPAVYFVAAQFPRPVTGLVARLAPNAGDLHAAVRSIVHDLDPALPILHIATVDEIIGEAMAHRRFYTFATGAFASVALLLTIVGLAVIVARYAVERRRELAVRAALGATHSHLVWLVVRQGLVPVLTGTAAGLLGASLTASLLKQFLFQVALREPVIYAAAAGVTVGVALIALLVPARRAMAFTPASNLRAE
- a CDS encoding PadR family transcriptional regulator, translating into MGKPTDLVQGTLDLLILKTIALEPMHGWGIAQRIRLVSKDVLQVNQGALYPALHRLEQQGWIAAKWGASENNRCAKYYSVTPAGRKYLNQERANWDRLSTAIDLVLETP
- a CDS encoding ABC transporter permease; translation: MPRWIYKLFLRLRSLFRSSKVEKELQEEIRFHLENQIAEHIALGMSPREARYAALRELGGLEQHKEECRDMRGFRWLDELRQDLRYSIRTLAKTRGFTSAALLVLALGIGINTAIFSIVNVVFFLPLPVKSPEEVVYLYQIPRSDASPVSISNWDCEFFRKPNEAFVDVAYHRGAPLRLVADGESEDVAAEIISANYFDLLGVKPIIGRTFLPEEDQPSSTQRAAVISHDLWERRFNSNPVVIGKNIQVSGKDYTIVGISRPEFKGVSDPWTPTQLWITQAQAVAAGDYYRMNIYNWPIARLRPGVTLSQAEAILSTIGKQAPSVVKYRANPRYIVRASEGVRMPFDPKGSVVPARLATALMAVTAMVLLIAAANIAGILMARGINRSGEMAVRLALGAGKFRILRQQLTESLLLSMIGGALGLLVSLSLLNIFSKCTPPRFVLEVPLDVHVVLFTALVCICSGVIVGLAPALQASRVNVVGALSGGGTAVGKQVKSRMRPWIVMPQVALSLVLLLVAGVYVRTLIEIELTDLGYSMERAVVLRFIMRQESSNETAPDSSRMHEMETSAEKSRALSRRVLENIQGIPEAAAVCLTDGLLPTYPDPVQPSTVVSQEDYLAGRTQGALSYHVSVSPGYFQSLGISLSMGRDFDEHDTLTSTRVAILSEALARRFWPRGSPRGKRLAFYSPENPGQKLEWLEVVGVVNDVKPLLHDQGQNPHLYVPLGQKWDMSAHTIVARAYGNPTPLMDRLKKAVLGADPKVEIASVTTMRQMTAEILYPRRMAAAILAFSGLIGLLLASLGIYGVVSYSVAQRNREIGIRAALGARKNDIMKLVIGEGIKVAMWGSFLGLLLAIAAMRITSHFVVKLPKTDWMTMIAVPAFLGAVILLACYLPARRAAHVDPMVALKEL
- a CDS encoding ADOP family duplicated permease — encoded protein: MPDWRPHIRARLASLNLPPEREAEIVEEVAQHLDDRFREFFSAGKTASEAEAAAWRELEAQDTLRREVGAVERSSPPDLPPPGARNPAWWLESLIPDVRYASRTLRMNPGFAIAVLVTLALSIGSTTAIISVGNWLLWRPIPGATARGIAQVYFGRWYEGGSVSPSGVSYANIADILGHSKTLAGIAGVQEADASIAIPGELPRIAGVAYVTAGFFDVLGVRFSAGRGFSPEEDLPPQGAAVVIISDVLARRAFGRVSDAIGRQITLNSRHFTVIGVTLAGFAGITTTSQVEAWITGATVPFLYHRPDAGRPVSRSNGIFYSFVARMASPHGIREVEGELGALAHSLADRYPKENSKFRTVTPRVFAGLGAYVLSRDRVGRIIAILLGVGGVLLLLGCANVANLFLFRAVRREQEVAVRKTLGADRFRLVQLQLVECWLLALCGALLGIIFALFLKAMIQELLFPAAPGTSVSIPIDWRVLGITFGVAIAAGTAAGVVPAWFVARGRLAGPLGRSGMRSSARAPRLRSALSTVQLALSLALLIGAFMLVSTLRNLRNVELGFEPNNVTVLNVDLAGHGYDNNRALTYHRELQAALESGGFQNVAISQLYPFGASTMLEIVPPDGGPKGMIEVASNGVTHSFFRTLGIPLLRGRPFTETECYTSGARQGGPAIVNETLARRLFGTIEIVGRTIRIPAWLGGPQRDLVVVGVSRDSRWRDLAGQVHPFIYLPLGQYDFPATRAAVMLCSMQPASKVADVVRSAAARIDPAVPLSGGQPLAAGIDRELREQRLFAWMLSLLGGLGFALAGVGLYGLVSHTVAERSREFGIRLALGARPVDIVHLVIRYSLLITATGTASGMVLAFFSSRMIRSMLFGVTNAEPWIYIAAAGALGFIVVLACTLPALRATRVEPVDVLRME
- a CDS encoding PadR family transcriptional regulator produces the protein MLLTQSNQELKKGSAELLILSLIEVRPRHGYDIARLIEQRSEGTIRFHAASLYPLLYRLEKRGWIIGRWTEKAGERRRRLYRLTPAGHKALAAQRSGWEAFARAINRIAGGENA